A region of the Crateriforma spongiae genome:
AACGGACAGCCCGACATCTTGGCTGACTTCTTGGAATGTGCCATCGCCCGCATTGCGGTACAGATGGTCGTGTTCCGATTGGTGGTCTTTGCCCAGATAACTGGCGGCAGTCAGACTGATGTCCTGCCAATAACTGGTCGCAAACAGGTCCAGCGCACCATCGTTGTTGTAATCCCAGAACCAGACCGGAAATCCCTTTTGCGGCCCGGTCACACCGGCCGCCAATGCGACATCCACGAATGTCCCATCGCCCTGGTTTTGGAACAGTCGATTGGCTTGCTTTAGATTGGAAACATAGATATCGGGCAGATCATCGCCATCGAAATCGCCCCAGGTCACGGCTTTGCTATAGCCGTCGTCGTCGACCCCTGCGGCGGATGCTACATCGATGAACGTACCATCGTTCTGGTTTTGAAACAGTTGATTGGGATGCTGTTCATTCCCGATGTACAAATCCAAATCACCATCGCCGTCATAGTCGGACCAGGATGCGGTTTGCGTTGGAAAAGCATTTTCGGCTAAGCCGGAGGGAAACGTCACATCGACAAAACGTCCGCGTCCATCGTTCTGCAACAACGAATTTGGATGATTGCCCACATCCATCAGCCAACCGCCACGCAAAACCAAAATATCCAGGTCGCCGTCGTTGTCGTAATCGGCGTGCATCAAATTCAGACCACCCAAGATGCCGATCAGATTTGCCGCTTCGGTTTCATCCACAAATCCACCGGCCCCGTTATTACGGAAATAGCGAATTTGCCCAACCGGATCCCAATCCGAAACGACAATGTCCAGCAATTGATCGCCGTTGAAATCGTCAACGATCGCACCGCCGGCCAACGTTGTGATGTCCAAACCCAAATCACCGGCACGATCAAAGAACCGCGGAAATTCAACGTCGGCACCATCGGGGATTGGGATCCGCCATTGAGGCTCAACGCCTTCGGGATATTCTCCCAGTGTCATGACCGCGAGATTCAACAACCAGCGTGTTGTCATATCGTCCGGCTGTTTGCGCAACACTTGCCGAAACAACTCGGCGGCCCTGGTCGATCCCGTCGTGATCGTATGAACGCCGCTATCACGAATCGGTGCCAAACAACTATCGATCGTATGATTGGCCAGACAGTTTTCGTTTTCTCCCAATC
Encoded here:
- a CDS encoding CRTAC1 family protein; this translates as MLSNDSCPHAAVCAAHTVALAVRAGLLGLAMLIAGCGGSPDEQTASQADPVGHQAMLQLLQQIKEAVGPAHSHREQDRLNELLQQAEQLPPDSLARIEPLALAGEIYLRLGETKRSIVTLDEALKLAQSAGGKIPDAVDTSIRFKLGMAYLRLGENENCLANHTIDSCLAPIRDSGVHTITTGSTRAAELFRQVLRKQPDDMTTRWLLNLAVMTLGEYPEGVEPQWRIPIPDGADVEFPRFFDRAGDLGLDITTLAGGAIVDDFNGDQLLDIVVSDWDPVGQIRYFRNNGAGGFVDETEAANLIGILGGLNLMHADYDNDGDLDILVLRGGWLMDVGNHPNSLLQNDGRGRFVDVTFPSGLAENAFPTQTASWSDYDGDGDLDLYIGNEQHPNQLFQNQNDGTFIDVASAAGVDDDGYSKAVTWGDFDGDDLPDIYVSNLKQANRLFQNQGDGTFVDVALAAGVTGPQKGFPVWFWDYNNDGALDLFATSYWQDISLTAASYLGKDHQSEHDHLYRNAGDGTFQEVSQDVGLSVVTQPMGCNFGDLNNDGFLDFYLGTGYPEFEALSPNLMYLNQHGDRFVDVSAAGGFGHLQKGHGVVFADIDQDGDQDVFHELGGWFKGDPFRNALFENPGFGNHWLAVQLVGTESNRCAIGARISLTFSENGTERRVYRWVSSGGSFGCNPLRQHIGVGKATEIATLEVHWPTSGRTQSWSNIPVDQFIRVTEDATDFETLPYPHHPFVSSHDGHHHHHHH